A single window of Chloracidobacterium sp. DNA harbors:
- the tssF gene encoding type VI secretion system baseplate subunit TssF, translated as MRDELLGYYERELVFLRRMGAEFAKKYPKIAARLQLDEDKVEDPHVERMIEAFAYLTARIGHKLDDELPEITEAFLNILYPHYLSPIPSMAIVQFSYGSPNDNLTAAQTIERGTRLNSRPVDGTPCRFRTAFDVDLMPIEIQSAALESPAPKDARGNLSEASIRLSMRCYGNANLSELKNGATSKPPEKMRFYLDGEPQLVFPLYEILLNHATAVEFRAKDAPIDGKTMKTITNIQFKKPDPVILAASDVIKAVGFDESEAVLPFTKRSFAGYRLLTEYFAFPYKFLFFDLYGIDQAIAKKFGSHFDIVIHLRDITPPVAPITNETFRLGCSPIVNLFSKLSDPIYLSQKKFEYQIIPDVHRQSTTEIYSVNDVITTDPRSNRTREFSPFYSMRHAYGEQLEKSFWYGVRRPSQRTDDAGTEVFLSLVDLKFNPLIPAVEVLNVKTTCTNRDLPAKLPFGGKEGDFEVEGTALLSRVRCLTKPTETIRPPQRRSAQWRLISHLNLNYLSLVNAENGTPEALQELLHLYNFADSSVTRKQILGITKIATRKVVRQIGGRIGAGFVRGLETTLTFDEEQYVGSGLFLFASVLERFLGLYSSINSFNQLVVRTEQREENVRRFAPRAGEQELS; from the coding sequence ATGCGTGATGAACTCTTAGGATATTACGAGCGAGAACTCGTCTTTCTGCGTCGAATGGGCGCGGAGTTTGCCAAAAAATACCCTAAGATCGCCGCTCGGCTGCAGTTGGACGAAGACAAGGTCGAAGATCCGCACGTCGAACGAATGATCGAGGCATTCGCCTATTTGACGGCCCGTATCGGGCACAAACTCGATGACGAGTTGCCCGAGATCACCGAAGCATTTCTCAATATTCTTTATCCTCACTATCTATCGCCGATACCGTCGATGGCGATAGTCCAATTCTCCTACGGATCGCCGAATGATAATCTGACTGCCGCGCAAACGATCGAACGTGGTACGCGGCTTAATTCACGGCCGGTCGACGGTACGCCGTGCCGCTTTCGTACGGCATTTGACGTTGACCTAATGCCGATCGAGATCCAATCTGCCGCCCTCGAATCGCCGGCGCCGAAAGATGCCCGCGGCAACCTATCCGAAGCGTCGATACGCCTCAGTATGAGGTGCTATGGCAACGCCAACCTCAGCGAACTGAAGAACGGCGCGACCTCGAAACCGCCTGAGAAAATGCGGTTTTATCTTGATGGCGAACCGCAGCTTGTCTTTCCGCTTTACGAGATCCTGTTGAATCACGCCACTGCTGTCGAGTTCAGGGCAAAAGATGCTCCGATCGACGGTAAGACGATGAAAACGATCACCAATATCCAGTTTAAGAAACCGGATCCAGTGATCCTTGCCGCAAGTGACGTGATAAAAGCGGTCGGGTTTGATGAGAGTGAGGCTGTACTCCCCTTCACTAAGCGTTCATTCGCCGGATACAGGTTGCTGACCGAGTATTTCGCTTTCCCATACAAGTTTTTGTTTTTTGACCTGTACGGCATTGATCAAGCGATCGCTAAAAAATTCGGCAGCCATTTTGATATCGTTATACATCTGCGCGACATTACGCCGCCGGTCGCACCTATAACGAATGAGACATTTCGATTGGGTTGCTCGCCGATCGTAAATCTGTTTTCAAAACTTTCCGATCCGATCTATCTATCTCAGAAAAAGTTCGAATACCAGATCATTCCGGATGTACACCGCCAGTCAACGACTGAGATCTATTCGGTAAATGACGTGATCACAACAGATCCGCGTTCAAATCGGACCCGCGAATTTTCGCCATTCTACTCTATGCGCCACGCCTACGGTGAACAGTTAGAAAAATCGTTTTGGTACGGTGTGCGGCGGCCGTCGCAAAGAACGGACGATGCCGGGACCGAAGTATTCTTGTCGCTGGTAGATCTGAAATTTAACCCGTTGATCCCGGCGGTCGAGGTTCTTAACGTAAAAACCACCTGCACTAATCGCGACTTGCCCGCCAAATTGCCGTTTGGCGGTAAAGAAGGTGATTTTGAGGTCGAGGGCACGGCACTTTTGTCACGGGTCAGATGCCTGACAAAACCCACCGAAACGATCCGACCACCACAACGCCGTTCCGCTCAATGGCGTCTGATATCTCACCTTAATTTGAATTATCTCTCGCTGGTGAATGCAGAAAACGGAACGCCCGAAGCACTGCAGGAACTATTGCACCTATATAATTTTGCCGATTCGTCGGTAACCAGAAAGCAGATACTGGGAATAACCAAGATCGCGACACGAAAGGTGGTCAGACAGATCGGTGGTAGGATCGGTGCCGGATTTGTCCGAGGGCTCGAGACGACGCTAACCTTTGACGAAGAACAATACGTGGGTAGTGGATTATTTCTATTCGCAAGTGTTCTAGAGCGGTTTCTGGGCCTTTACTCGTCAATAAACTCGTTTAATCAACTCGTTGTCAGAACCGAACAGCGCGAGGAGAATGTTCGGCGATTTGCACCTCGGGCCGGAGAACAGGAACTGTCGTAA
- the tssE gene encoding type VI secretion system baseplate subunit TssE, with amino-acid sequence MSRSNSDIRVTPSVLDRLIDLDPQESREAPKSRSAGLQDLKASVRRDLEWLLNTRCHLNDDDNQLDEAKRSIAFYGLPDIMGMNAKNNAEQTRLTKSLETAIRIFEPRFMNLKVTMDPVEHADRHLRFRIEANLDIEPTPEPIVFDTMLELGSGEFSMS; translated from the coding sequence ATGTCCCGCAGTAATTCTGATATACGCGTCACCCCGTCGGTGCTCGACCGACTAATCGATCTTGATCCGCAGGAGAGCCGCGAGGCCCCAAAATCAAGATCTGCAGGATTGCAGGACCTTAAGGCATCGGTTCGACGGGATCTGGAATGGCTGCTCAATACGAGATGTCATCTTAATGACGACGACAACCAACTCGACGAGGCCAAACGCTCGATCGCGTTCTATGGACTGCCCGACATAATGGGTATGAACGCGAAAAATAATGCCGAACAGACGAGGCTTACAAAGTCTCTCGAAACAGCGATCCGAATATTTGAACCACGGTTTATGAATCTAAAGGTCACAATGGATCCCGTCGAGCACGCGGACAGACATCTTAGATTTAGGATCGAGGCAAATCTGGATATTGAACCAACGCCGGAACCGATCGTATTTGATACTATGCTGGAACTCGGCAGCGGCGAGTTTTCGATGTCATAG
- a CDS encoding type VI secretion system tube protein Hcp, which translates to MAVDYFLNLGTVEGESADHKHKGEIDLQSWSFGATNAGSFSMGGGGGAGKVSMQDFHFVMRTSKASPKLMLACATGEHIKKAVLVSRKAGTEQQEFLKVTMSDVLVSSYQTGGSANGGDFSTDQISLNFAKIEVEYKEQKPDGSLGGAIKAGYDVKANKKV; encoded by the coding sequence ATGGCAGTTGATTATTTTTTGAATCTTGGCACCGTCGAAGGTGAGAGCGCAGATCACAAACATAAAGGTGAGATCGATCTCCAGTCTTGGTCATTCGGAGCCACAAACGCAGGTTCATTTTCAATGGGTGGTGGTGGTGGTGCCGGTAAGGTCTCGATGCAGGATTTTCACTTCGTTATGAGAACCAGCAAGGCATCACCGAAATTGATGTTGGCTTGTGCGACCGGCGAACACATCAAGAAAGCTGTTCTCGTATCGAGAAAGGCCGGAACTGAGCAACAGGAATTTCTCAAGGTCACAATGAGCGACGTCCTCGTATCATCGTACCAGACCGGCGGATCCGCTAACGGCGGAGATTTCTCAACGGATCAGATCTCGTTGAACTTTGCCAAGATCGAGGTCGAGTACAAGGAGCAGAAACCGGACGGTTCACTCGGCGGTGCTATCAAGGCCGGCTACGACGTCAAGGCCAATAAGAAGGTCTAA
- the tssC gene encoding type VI secretion system contractile sheath large subunit produces MAKTKEQDAAAQTVVTEESGGLLDKILTEGRMARDDFQKERAKDMIGEFVNQVMSGELTMSKNMDVAINSRIAEIDRLVSAQMNEIMHHEDFQKLEGSWRGLHHLLKNSLTGTLLKIKVMSVTKNDLLKDFERALEFDQSALFKKVYEEEYGTFGGAPFGALIGDFEFGNHPQDMALLENISQVAAAAHAPFLSAASAGMFGWDNFGEMSEVRDVSKIFDRTEYMKWRSFRESEDSRYVGLTLPHVLMREPYGAATKPTETFRFEEDVDGKDHKKYLWGNAAYALGTRLTEAFSMYGWCVAIRGVEGGGLVQGLPTHTFETDEGEIAMKCPTEVAVTDRREKEFADNGFIPLVHCKGTDYAAFFGTQSANKAKKYDSDAANANARLSTQLQYIFAVSRFAHYLKSMMRDKIGSFMSRSECEMFLNKWIMNYVTEDDNASAATKSQYPLREAKVEVAEIPGKPGCYRAVAFLRPHFQLDELSVSLRLVADLPQPANG; encoded by the coding sequence ATGGCAAAAACTAAAGAACAAGATGCCGCCGCTCAAACCGTCGTGACCGAAGAGTCCGGCGGATTGCTGGACAAGATATTGACCGAGGGCCGTATGGCCCGCGATGATTTCCAGAAAGAACGCGCTAAGGATATGATCGGCGAATTCGTCAATCAGGTAATGAGTGGCGAACTTACGATGTCCAAGAATATGGACGTTGCGATCAATTCGCGTATCGCGGAGATCGACCGTCTGGTCTCGGCCCAAATGAACGAGATAATGCACCACGAGGACTTTCAGAAATTGGAAGGTTCGTGGCGCGGACTCCACCATTTGCTCAAGAATTCGCTGACCGGCACGCTGCTCAAGATAAAGGTTATGAGCGTGACCAAGAATGACCTCCTAAAGGACTTTGAACGAGCTTTGGAGTTTGATCAATCAGCACTATTCAAGAAAGTTTACGAAGAAGAATATGGAACGTTTGGCGGTGCTCCGTTCGGCGCATTGATCGGCGATTTCGAATTTGGCAACCATCCGCAGGATATGGCACTGCTCGAGAACATTTCGCAAGTCGCGGCCGCGGCTCACGCACCGTTCTTGAGTGCCGCTTCGGCAGGAATGTTTGGCTGGGATAATTTTGGCGAGATGTCGGAAGTACGCGATGTCTCCAAGATATTTGACCGCACCGAGTATATGAAATGGCGTAGCTTCCGTGAATCAGAAGATTCGCGTTACGTCGGGCTCACGCTGCCGCACGTTCTAATGCGTGAACCGTACGGTGCCGCGACAAAGCCGACCGAAACCTTTCGGTTTGAAGAAGATGTTGACGGTAAGGACCACAAGAAATACCTCTGGGGTAACGCAGCTTACGCACTTGGTACGCGTCTCACTGAGGCATTTTCGATGTACGGATGGTGTGTAGCTATCCGCGGCGTCGAGGGCGGTGGCCTGGTCCAAGGCTTGCCGACGCATACATTTGAAACGGATGAAGGCGAGATCGCGATGAAATGCCCGACCGAGGTCGCGGTGACCGATCGCCGTGAGAAGGAGTTTGCCGACAACGGTTTTATCCCTCTCGTTCATTGCAAGGGAACGGATTATGCCGCGTTTTTCGGAACGCAGTCGGCCAATAAGGCCAAAAAGTATGATTCGGATGCCGCCAATGCCAACGCCCGGCTCTCGACTCAATTGCAGTATATCTTTGCCGTTTCGCGTTTCGCACATTACCTCAAGTCAATGATGCGTGACAAGATCGGCAGCTTTATGTCGCGTAGCGAGTGCGAGATGTTTCTCAATAAGTGGATAATGAACTACGTCACCGAAGACGATAATGCGTCAGCGGCGACCAAATCTCAGTATCCGCTTCGCGAAGCCAAGGTCGAGGTGGCCGAGATCCCGGGTAAACCTGGTTGCTATCGGGCAGTCGCTTTCTTAAGACCGCATTTCCAACTCGACGAACTATCTGTTTCGTTGCGTTTGGTCGCGGACTTGCCGCAGCCGGCAAACGGCTAA
- the tssB gene encoding type VI secretion system contractile sheath small subunit, producing the protein MPKKESLQHKIDRVRPPRVQITYDVEVGGAIELKELPFVLGVMGDFVGKPEEPLPAFKNRKFVEIDPDNFNSVLAGMAPRLAYTVDNKVQDDGSKMGVELKFSSIEDFEPDRIVQQVEPLRKLVEARQKLADLRSKMDGNEKLETMLEDIIANVDKQKELSDQLGSKED; encoded by the coding sequence ATGCCAAAGAAAGAAAGTTTGCAGCATAAGATCGATCGGGTTCGCCCGCCTCGTGTGCAGATAACGTACGATGTGGAGGTCGGCGGAGCTATCGAATTAAAAGAACTTCCGTTTGTTCTCGGCGTTATGGGAGACTTCGTCGGAAAACCGGAAGAACCGCTGCCGGCGTTCAAGAACCGTAAGTTTGTGGAGATCGATCCCGATAACTTCAATTCGGTCCTTGCAGGAATGGCTCCGAGGCTCGCGTATACAGTGGACAACAAAGTTCAGGACGACGGCAGCAAAATGGGTGTCGAACTGAAATTTAGCAGTATCGAGGACTTTGAACCCGATCGTATCGTCCAGCAGGTCGAGCCGCTCAGGAAACTTGTTGAGGCACGGCAAAAGCTCGCAGACCTCCGGTCGAAGATGGACGGCAATGAAAAACTCGAGACGATGCTCGAGGACATCATCGCAAATGTCGATAAGCAAAAGGAATTAAGCGACCAGCTTGGTTCAAAGGAGGACTAA
- the tssA gene encoding type VI secretion system protein TssA — protein sequence MNEELSVPQVIDLDALLQPVSEETPSGVSLRYSGLYDEINEARRSDDNLNQGEWQTELKVADYRKVVELAVPALATEAKDLQIAAWLSESLIVNYGFAGLRDSLKLVSGLQDQFWDTLHPIIDEGDMEGRANAVSWLDVQGANAVKSCPITGGALYSYNDWLTARSLETPPNFDSLDPDKQQEFNNQRAKAESEGRVTGDLWKVAVAKTTRAQAESINRTIEECWEAFTELNRVIEEKYDRNQMPGLSTLKKSLDDVYGQVKKILERKRLEEPDENDVAEETTPSEDGSSESTNAGTPSTMVGAVKSRSDALKRLSEIAVFFHRSEPHSPVAYLVNRAVKWGNMPLDSWLQEVIKDSAALEQINEMLGIGTSSSAGDYYSEPAEETTESESTGSDEW from the coding sequence ATGAATGAGGAATTGTCGGTTCCGCAAGTGATCGACTTAGATGCCCTGCTTCAGCCGGTGTCCGAAGAGACGCCATCTGGCGTGAGCCTGCGCTATTCGGGGCTTTACGATGAAATAAACGAAGCTCGCAGATCAGACGACAACCTTAACCAGGGCGAATGGCAGACCGAATTAAAGGTGGCCGATTACCGAAAAGTCGTCGAACTGGCAGTACCGGCCTTGGCAACGGAGGCCAAGGACTTGCAGATCGCCGCTTGGCTTTCGGAGTCGCTGATCGTAAATTACGGATTTGCCGGTCTTCGCGACAGCCTGAAACTCGTTAGCGGACTTCAGGATCAGTTTTGGGACACGCTCCATCCGATCATCGACGAAGGGGATATGGAGGGCCGAGCAAATGCCGTTTCGTGGCTCGACGTCCAAGGCGCGAATGCCGTCAAGTCGTGCCCGATCACCGGTGGTGCCCTCTATTCCTACAATGATTGGCTTACGGCCCGTTCACTTGAGACGCCGCCGAATTTTGATTCGTTAGACCCCGACAAACAACAGGAATTCAATAACCAACGGGCTAAGGCGGAAAGCGAAGGCCGAGTGACCGGTGATCTCTGGAAGGTCGCAGTCGCCAAGACCACACGAGCCCAAGCCGAGTCGATCAATCGTACTATCGAAGAATGTTGGGAAGCGTTTACTGAACTCAATCGGGTGATCGAGGAAAAATACGACCGCAATCAGATGCCCGGTCTTAGCACGTTAAAAAAATCGCTTGACGATGTCTACGGCCAGGTCAAGAAGATCTTAGAGAGGAAGCGTCTTGAGGAACCCGATGAAAACGATGTTGCCGAAGAAACGACTCCGAGTGAGGATGGATCGTCAGAAAGCACTAACGCCGGAACTCCGTCGACAATGGTAGGCGCGGTCAAGTCGCGTTCCGATGCCCTCAAGCGACTTTCGGAGATCGCTGTATTCTTTCACCGGTCCGAACCGCACAGCCCGGTCGCATATCTCGTGAATCGAGCTGTCAAATGGGGTAATATGCCGCTCGACAGTTGGCTGCAAGAGGTCATCAAGGACTCGGCGGCTCTCGAGCAGATCAATGAAATGCTCGGGATCGGCACCTCGTCATCCGCCGGCGATTATTACTCCGAACCGGCTGAAGAAACGACCGAATCGGAGTCAACCGGTAGCGATGAATGGTAA